From Nicotiana tabacum cultivar K326 chromosome 22, ASM71507v2, whole genome shotgun sequence, one genomic window encodes:
- the LOC107821906 gene encoding nucleobase-ascorbate transporter 6 isoform X2 — MAGGGAAPAAKASEPVPHPPKDQLPNVSYCITSPPPWPEAILLGFQHYLVMLGTTVIIPTALVPQMGGGNEEKAQVIQTLLFVAGLNTLLQSIFGTRLPAVVGGSYTFVAPTISIILSGRWSDEDPISRFKKIMRATQGALIVASTLQIVLGFSGLWRNVTRLLSPLSAVPLVSLVGFGLYEFGFPGVAKCVEVGLPELVLLVIFSQYLAHLIRPGKNIFDRFAVIFTVAIVWIYAHLLTVGGAYNGKPPKTQASCRTDRAGLINGAPWISIPYPFQWGPPSFDAGEAFAMMMATFVSLVESTGAFVAVARYASATPLPPSILSRGVGWQGVGILLSGLFGTGNGSSVSVENAGLLALTRVGSRRVVQISAGFMIFFSILGKFGAVFASIPAPIVGALYCLFFAYVGAGGLGFLQFCNLNSFRTKFILGFSVFLGLSVPQYFNEYTAVAGYGPVHTHARWFNDMVNVPFQSKAFVAGVVAYFLDNTMHKKDGQTRKDRGKHWWDKFKSFKTDTRTKTPV; from the exons atggCAGGAGGAGGAGCAGCTCCAGCAGCAAAGGCAAGTGAACCAGTGCCACATCCACCAAAGGATCAACTTCCCAATGTTTCTTACTGCATTACTAGCCCTCCCCCTTGGC CTGAGGCTATTCTTCTTGGATTTCAACATTATCTTGTTATGCTTGGTACCACGGTTATCATTCCTACAGCTCTGGTTCCCCAAATGGGAGGTGGAAAT GAGGAAAAAGCCCAAGTTATTCAGACATTGCTATTTGTTGCTGGGCTAAACACCTTGTTGCAATCTATCTTTGGGACCAGACTGCCTGCTGTGGTTGGAGGGTCTTATACCTTTGTTGCACCTACAATCTCGATTATCCTTTCTGGCCGATGGAGTGATGAAGACCCCATATCG AGGTTCAAGAAGATAATGCGGGCCACCCAAGGTGCACTTATTGTTGCTTCGACCCTTCAGATTGTCCTTGGCTTCAGTGGTCTCTGGCGCAATGTTACAAG GTTATTGAGCCCTCTTTCAGCTGTTCCTTTGGTTTCTCTTGTTGGCTTTGGGCTTTATGAGTTTGGTTTTCCTGGG GTTGCCAAATGTGTTGAAGTTGGGTTGCCAGAGCTAGTCCTTTTAGTTATTTTCTCTCAG TATTTGGCCCATTTGATACGCCCAGGGAAGAATATCTTTGATCGTTTTGCTGTTATTTTCACGGTGGCCATCGTGTGGATTTATGCACACCTACTCACTGTTGGTGGGGCTTACAATGGAAAGCCACCAAAGACACAAGCAAGCTGCAGAACTGATCGTGCTGGACTCATTAATGGTGCTCCATG GATTAGTATTCCTTACCCCTTCCAATGGGGACCTCCGTCATTCGATGCTGGTGAAGCTTTTGCTATGATGATGGCTACTTTTGTTTCTCTTGTAGAG TCCACTGGTGCTTTCGTTGCAGTTGCAAGATATGCAAGTGCCACTCCCTTGCCGCCATCCATACTTAGCCGTGGTGTTGGTTGGCAG GGTGTTGGAATTTTACTATCAGGACTGTTTGGCACTGGGAATGGATCTTCTGTATCTGT GGAGAATGCTGGTCTTTTAGCACTGACACGTGTTGGCAGTAGAAGAGTTGTTCAGATATCAGCTGGGTTCATGATTTTCTTCTCAATTCTTG GGAAATTTGGAGCAGTCTTTGCTTCAATTCCAGCACCCATTGTAGGTGCTTTATACTGCCTTTTCTTCGCTTATGTAG GCGCGGGAGGCTTAGGCTTCCTTCAGTTCTGCAATCTTAATAGCTTCCGCACCAAGTTTATATTAGGTTTCTCTGTCTTCCTGGGTTTGTCCGTCCCACAGTACTTCAATGAGTATACTGCCGTTGCTGGTTATGGACCTGTTCACACACATGCAAGATGG TTCAACGACATGGTCAATGTGCCATTTCAATCGAAAGCTTTTGTGGCGGGTGTTGTGGCTTATTTTCTAGACAACACGATGCACAAAAAGGATGGCCAGACAAGAAAGGACAGAGGCAAGCACTGGTGGGACAAGTTCAAGTCCTTTAAGACTGACACAAGAA CAAAAACTCCAGTATGA
- the LOC107821906 gene encoding nucleobase-ascorbate transporter 6 isoform X1: MAGGGAAPAAKASEPVPHPPKDQLPNVSYCITSPPPWPEAILLGFQHYLVMLGTTVIIPTALVPQMGGGNEEKAQVIQTLLFVAGLNTLLQSIFGTRLPAVVGGSYTFVAPTISIILSGRWSDEDPISRFKKIMRATQGALIVASTLQIVLGFSGLWRNVTRLLSPLSAVPLVSLVGFGLYEFGFPGVAKCVEVGLPELVLLVIFSQYLAHLIRPGKNIFDRFAVIFTVAIVWIYAHLLTVGGAYNGKPPKTQASCRTDRAGLINGAPWISIPYPFQWGPPSFDAGEAFAMMMATFVSLVESTGAFVAVARYASATPLPPSILSRGVGWQGVGILLSGLFGTGNGSSVSVENAGLLALTRVGSRRVVQISAGFMIFFSILGKFGAVFASIPAPIVGALYCLFFAYVGAGGLGFLQFCNLNSFRTKFILGFSVFLGLSVPQYFNEYTAVAGYGPVHTHARWFNDMVNVPFQSKAFVAGVVAYFLDNTMHKKDGQTRKDRGKHWWDKFKSFKTDTRSEEFYSLPFNLNKYFPSV; this comes from the exons atggCAGGAGGAGGAGCAGCTCCAGCAGCAAAGGCAAGTGAACCAGTGCCACATCCACCAAAGGATCAACTTCCCAATGTTTCTTACTGCATTACTAGCCCTCCCCCTTGGC CTGAGGCTATTCTTCTTGGATTTCAACATTATCTTGTTATGCTTGGTACCACGGTTATCATTCCTACAGCTCTGGTTCCCCAAATGGGAGGTGGAAAT GAGGAAAAAGCCCAAGTTATTCAGACATTGCTATTTGTTGCTGGGCTAAACACCTTGTTGCAATCTATCTTTGGGACCAGACTGCCTGCTGTGGTTGGAGGGTCTTATACCTTTGTTGCACCTACAATCTCGATTATCCTTTCTGGCCGATGGAGTGATGAAGACCCCATATCG AGGTTCAAGAAGATAATGCGGGCCACCCAAGGTGCACTTATTGTTGCTTCGACCCTTCAGATTGTCCTTGGCTTCAGTGGTCTCTGGCGCAATGTTACAAG GTTATTGAGCCCTCTTTCAGCTGTTCCTTTGGTTTCTCTTGTTGGCTTTGGGCTTTATGAGTTTGGTTTTCCTGGG GTTGCCAAATGTGTTGAAGTTGGGTTGCCAGAGCTAGTCCTTTTAGTTATTTTCTCTCAG TATTTGGCCCATTTGATACGCCCAGGGAAGAATATCTTTGATCGTTTTGCTGTTATTTTCACGGTGGCCATCGTGTGGATTTATGCACACCTACTCACTGTTGGTGGGGCTTACAATGGAAAGCCACCAAAGACACAAGCAAGCTGCAGAACTGATCGTGCTGGACTCATTAATGGTGCTCCATG GATTAGTATTCCTTACCCCTTCCAATGGGGACCTCCGTCATTCGATGCTGGTGAAGCTTTTGCTATGATGATGGCTACTTTTGTTTCTCTTGTAGAG TCCACTGGTGCTTTCGTTGCAGTTGCAAGATATGCAAGTGCCACTCCCTTGCCGCCATCCATACTTAGCCGTGGTGTTGGTTGGCAG GGTGTTGGAATTTTACTATCAGGACTGTTTGGCACTGGGAATGGATCTTCTGTATCTGT GGAGAATGCTGGTCTTTTAGCACTGACACGTGTTGGCAGTAGAAGAGTTGTTCAGATATCAGCTGGGTTCATGATTTTCTTCTCAATTCTTG GGAAATTTGGAGCAGTCTTTGCTTCAATTCCAGCACCCATTGTAGGTGCTTTATACTGCCTTTTCTTCGCTTATGTAG GCGCGGGAGGCTTAGGCTTCCTTCAGTTCTGCAATCTTAATAGCTTCCGCACCAAGTTTATATTAGGTTTCTCTGTCTTCCTGGGTTTGTCCGTCCCACAGTACTTCAATGAGTATACTGCCGTTGCTGGTTATGGACCTGTTCACACACATGCAAGATGG TTCAACGACATGGTCAATGTGCCATTTCAATCGAAAGCTTTTGTGGCGGGTGTTGTGGCTTATTTTCTAGACAACACGATGCACAAAAAGGATGGCCAGACAAGAAAGGACAGAGGCAAGCACTGGTGGGACAAGTTCAAGTCCTTTAAGACTGACACAAGAAGTGAGGAATTCTACTCCCTCCCTTTCAATCTAAACAAGTATTTCCCATCTGTGTGA
- the LOC107821906 gene encoding nucleobase-ascorbate transporter 6 isoform X4 — MLGTTVIIPTALVPQMGGGNEEKAQVIQTLLFVAGLNTLLQSIFGTRLPAVVGGSYTFVAPTISIILSGRWSDEDPISRFKKIMRATQGALIVASTLQIVLGFSGLWRNVTRLLSPLSAVPLVSLVGFGLYEFGFPGVAKCVEVGLPELVLLVIFSQYLAHLIRPGKNIFDRFAVIFTVAIVWIYAHLLTVGGAYNGKPPKTQASCRTDRAGLINGAPWISIPYPFQWGPPSFDAGEAFAMMMATFVSLVESTGAFVAVARYASATPLPPSILSRGVGWQGVGILLSGLFGTGNGSSVSVENAGLLALTRVGSRRVVQISAGFMIFFSILGKFGAVFASIPAPIVGALYCLFFAYVGAGGLGFLQFCNLNSFRTKFILGFSVFLGLSVPQYFNEYTAVAGYGPVHTHARWFNDMVNVPFQSKAFVAGVVAYFLDNTMHKKDGQTRKDRGKHWWDKFKSFKTDTRSEEFYSLPFNLNKYFPSV, encoded by the exons ATGCTTGGTACCACGGTTATCATTCCTACAGCTCTGGTTCCCCAAATGGGAGGTGGAAAT GAGGAAAAAGCCCAAGTTATTCAGACATTGCTATTTGTTGCTGGGCTAAACACCTTGTTGCAATCTATCTTTGGGACCAGACTGCCTGCTGTGGTTGGAGGGTCTTATACCTTTGTTGCACCTACAATCTCGATTATCCTTTCTGGCCGATGGAGTGATGAAGACCCCATATCG AGGTTCAAGAAGATAATGCGGGCCACCCAAGGTGCACTTATTGTTGCTTCGACCCTTCAGATTGTCCTTGGCTTCAGTGGTCTCTGGCGCAATGTTACAAG GTTATTGAGCCCTCTTTCAGCTGTTCCTTTGGTTTCTCTTGTTGGCTTTGGGCTTTATGAGTTTGGTTTTCCTGGG GTTGCCAAATGTGTTGAAGTTGGGTTGCCAGAGCTAGTCCTTTTAGTTATTTTCTCTCAG TATTTGGCCCATTTGATACGCCCAGGGAAGAATATCTTTGATCGTTTTGCTGTTATTTTCACGGTGGCCATCGTGTGGATTTATGCACACCTACTCACTGTTGGTGGGGCTTACAATGGAAAGCCACCAAAGACACAAGCAAGCTGCAGAACTGATCGTGCTGGACTCATTAATGGTGCTCCATG GATTAGTATTCCTTACCCCTTCCAATGGGGACCTCCGTCATTCGATGCTGGTGAAGCTTTTGCTATGATGATGGCTACTTTTGTTTCTCTTGTAGAG TCCACTGGTGCTTTCGTTGCAGTTGCAAGATATGCAAGTGCCACTCCCTTGCCGCCATCCATACTTAGCCGTGGTGTTGGTTGGCAG GGTGTTGGAATTTTACTATCAGGACTGTTTGGCACTGGGAATGGATCTTCTGTATCTGT GGAGAATGCTGGTCTTTTAGCACTGACACGTGTTGGCAGTAGAAGAGTTGTTCAGATATCAGCTGGGTTCATGATTTTCTTCTCAATTCTTG GGAAATTTGGAGCAGTCTTTGCTTCAATTCCAGCACCCATTGTAGGTGCTTTATACTGCCTTTTCTTCGCTTATGTAG GCGCGGGAGGCTTAGGCTTCCTTCAGTTCTGCAATCTTAATAGCTTCCGCACCAAGTTTATATTAGGTTTCTCTGTCTTCCTGGGTTTGTCCGTCCCACAGTACTTCAATGAGTATACTGCCGTTGCTGGTTATGGACCTGTTCACACACATGCAAGATGG TTCAACGACATGGTCAATGTGCCATTTCAATCGAAAGCTTTTGTGGCGGGTGTTGTGGCTTATTTTCTAGACAACACGATGCACAAAAAGGATGGCCAGACAAGAAAGGACAGAGGCAAGCACTGGTGGGACAAGTTCAAGTCCTTTAAGACTGACACAAGAAGTGAGGAATTCTACTCCCTCCCTTTCAATCTAAACAAGTATTTCCCATCTGTGTGA
- the LOC107821906 gene encoding nucleobase-ascorbate transporter 6 isoform X3 — MAGGGAAPAAKASEPVPHPPKDQLPNVSYCITSPPPWPEAILLGFQHYLVMLGTTVIIPTALVPQMGGGNEEKAQVIQTLLFVAGLNTLLQSIFGTRLPAVVGGSYTFVAPTISIILSGRWSDEDPISRFKKIMRATQGALIVASTLQIVLGFSGLWRNVTRLLSPLSAVPLVSLVGFGLYEFGFPGVAKCVEVGLPELVLLVIFSQYLAHLIRPGKNIFDRFAVIFTVAIVWIYAHLLTVGGAYNGKPPKTQASCRTDRAGLINGAPWISIPYPFQWGPPSFDAGEAFAMMMATFVSLVEGVGILLSGLFGTGNGSSVSVENAGLLALTRVGSRRVVQISAGFMIFFSILGKFGAVFASIPAPIVGALYCLFFAYVGAGGLGFLQFCNLNSFRTKFILGFSVFLGLSVPQYFNEYTAVAGYGPVHTHARWFNDMVNVPFQSKAFVAGVVAYFLDNTMHKKDGQTRKDRGKHWWDKFKSFKTDTRSEEFYSLPFNLNKYFPSV; from the exons atggCAGGAGGAGGAGCAGCTCCAGCAGCAAAGGCAAGTGAACCAGTGCCACATCCACCAAAGGATCAACTTCCCAATGTTTCTTACTGCATTACTAGCCCTCCCCCTTGGC CTGAGGCTATTCTTCTTGGATTTCAACATTATCTTGTTATGCTTGGTACCACGGTTATCATTCCTACAGCTCTGGTTCCCCAAATGGGAGGTGGAAAT GAGGAAAAAGCCCAAGTTATTCAGACATTGCTATTTGTTGCTGGGCTAAACACCTTGTTGCAATCTATCTTTGGGACCAGACTGCCTGCTGTGGTTGGAGGGTCTTATACCTTTGTTGCACCTACAATCTCGATTATCCTTTCTGGCCGATGGAGTGATGAAGACCCCATATCG AGGTTCAAGAAGATAATGCGGGCCACCCAAGGTGCACTTATTGTTGCTTCGACCCTTCAGATTGTCCTTGGCTTCAGTGGTCTCTGGCGCAATGTTACAAG GTTATTGAGCCCTCTTTCAGCTGTTCCTTTGGTTTCTCTTGTTGGCTTTGGGCTTTATGAGTTTGGTTTTCCTGGG GTTGCCAAATGTGTTGAAGTTGGGTTGCCAGAGCTAGTCCTTTTAGTTATTTTCTCTCAG TATTTGGCCCATTTGATACGCCCAGGGAAGAATATCTTTGATCGTTTTGCTGTTATTTTCACGGTGGCCATCGTGTGGATTTATGCACACCTACTCACTGTTGGTGGGGCTTACAATGGAAAGCCACCAAAGACACAAGCAAGCTGCAGAACTGATCGTGCTGGACTCATTAATGGTGCTCCATG GATTAGTATTCCTTACCCCTTCCAATGGGGACCTCCGTCATTCGATGCTGGTGAAGCTTTTGCTATGATGATGGCTACTTTTGTTTCTCTTGTAGAG GGTGTTGGAATTTTACTATCAGGACTGTTTGGCACTGGGAATGGATCTTCTGTATCTGT GGAGAATGCTGGTCTTTTAGCACTGACACGTGTTGGCAGTAGAAGAGTTGTTCAGATATCAGCTGGGTTCATGATTTTCTTCTCAATTCTTG GGAAATTTGGAGCAGTCTTTGCTTCAATTCCAGCACCCATTGTAGGTGCTTTATACTGCCTTTTCTTCGCTTATGTAG GCGCGGGAGGCTTAGGCTTCCTTCAGTTCTGCAATCTTAATAGCTTCCGCACCAAGTTTATATTAGGTTTCTCTGTCTTCCTGGGTTTGTCCGTCCCACAGTACTTCAATGAGTATACTGCCGTTGCTGGTTATGGACCTGTTCACACACATGCAAGATGG TTCAACGACATGGTCAATGTGCCATTTCAATCGAAAGCTTTTGTGGCGGGTGTTGTGGCTTATTTTCTAGACAACACGATGCACAAAAAGGATGGCCAGACAAGAAAGGACAGAGGCAAGCACTGGTGGGACAAGTTCAAGTCCTTTAAGACTGACACAAGAAGTGAGGAATTCTACTCCCTCCCTTTCAATCTAAACAAGTATTTCCCATCTGTGTGA